In the genome of Balneola sp., one region contains:
- a CDS encoding DUF1801 domain-containing protein, which yields MQNSPFEFYDSQPEPTRSCLFALRDIILEYHPSFRETVKYGMPCFVFNKKHFCYLWTDKKSGHPYILMVEGNNIEHPSLQSGTRSRMKILPINPNEDIPLNTIHEVFELGLTFYS from the coding sequence ATGCAGAATAGCCCTTTTGAATTTTATGATTCGCAGCCCGAACCGACCAGGAGCTGCTTATTCGCGTTGAGAGATATCATTCTGGAATATCATCCTTCCTTCCGAGAAACCGTTAAATATGGAATGCCTTGCTTCGTGTTCAACAAGAAACATTTTTGTTATTTATGGACAGATAAAAAGTCGGGCCATCCTTATATTTTGATGGTTGAAGGAAATAATATCGAGCATCCTTCATTACAATCAGGGACAAGAAGCAGAATGAAAATATTACCGATTAATCCTAACGAGGATATACCCTTAAACACGATTCATGAAGTTTTTGAATTAGGATTAACCTTTTATAGCTGA
- the cadA gene encoding cadmium-translocating P-type ATPase, whose product MKHTYHIHGMSCNGCKTHVKEALSNVEGVSSVEVDLEKAEATIYMDTHVDVTVFQEVLSESGGHYTIHSHGAKVKKPPSPKKNGKPTGKYYCPMQCEGDKTYDQPGACPVCGMDLVPLIGDEDTEEQRYKELLNKFWISVAFTLPIFIIAMSEMVHNNPLYDLMDIQVWNWIQFTLSIPVVFYSTWMFFERAWRSLITWNLNMFTLIGIGAGIAWVFSVVALVLPDIFPEEFKSDAGFVHLYFESATVILTLVLLGQVLEAKAHSQTNSAIKELMKLAPNIALRVDNDGNEEEIAIEEIQIGDRLKVKPGEKIPVDGSVISGQSSVDESMISGEPIPVLKTDGEKVVSGTINGTGTFVMEAQKIGKDTLLSQIIEMVNNASRSRAPIQNLADRISSWFVPTVLFIALTTFLIWLFFGPEPAEVYALVNAIAVLIIACPCALGLATPMSVMVGVGKGAQSGVLIKNAGTFEELNDVDVILVDKTGTITEGKPTVEHIETLNGFNEEQVLKYAASINKESEHPLAKAITDYGKEKNTDVLPVSNFESIIGKGVQGAFGGVNILLGNKKLIKETGAEAEAFLKEGKTVSWLSIEDKLAGFIVISDPIKESSIEAIKELHELGKQVIMLTGDNPHTAKYVADKAGIDGYKAECLPEDKFNEVQRLQNEGLKVVMAGDGINDAPALSQADVGIAMGTGTDVAIESASITLVKGDLQGIVKALKLSHSVLTNIKQNLFFALIYNTLGIPIAAGLLFPVFGILLSPMIAALAMSFSSVSVIGNSLRLKQISFT is encoded by the coding sequence ATGAAGCACACCTATCATATCCATGGAATGAGTTGTAACGGCTGCAAGACTCATGTTAAGGAAGCGCTAAGCAATGTAGAAGGAGTTTCCTCTGTAGAAGTGGATTTAGAAAAAGCTGAAGCTACCATTTATATGGATACTCACGTGGATGTAACTGTTTTTCAGGAAGTATTAAGTGAATCAGGTGGCCACTATACCATACATTCTCATGGAGCGAAGGTAAAGAAGCCTCCCTCACCAAAAAAAAATGGCAAACCCACTGGCAAATATTACTGCCCCATGCAGTGTGAAGGAGATAAAACTTATGATCAGCCTGGAGCTTGCCCGGTTTGTGGAATGGACCTGGTTCCTCTTATTGGAGACGAAGACACAGAAGAGCAGAGGTATAAGGAATTGCTTAATAAGTTCTGGATATCGGTAGCTTTTACTCTTCCCATCTTCATAATAGCGATGAGTGAGATGGTACATAACAATCCGCTCTATGACCTTATGGACATACAAGTTTGGAACTGGATACAATTCACTCTTTCTATACCCGTCGTTTTCTACTCTACCTGGATGTTCTTCGAAAGAGCCTGGCGTTCTTTGATTACCTGGAATTTGAACATGTTCACTTTGATAGGTATCGGAGCTGGTATTGCCTGGGTATTTAGTGTTGTGGCATTAGTCTTACCTGATATTTTCCCGGAAGAGTTTAAATCGGATGCAGGCTTTGTACATCTCTATTTTGAGTCTGCCACTGTAATTCTTACCCTGGTTCTCCTAGGTCAGGTATTAGAAGCTAAGGCTCATTCCCAGACTAACTCGGCCATCAAAGAATTGATGAAATTAGCTCCTAATATCGCATTGCGAGTTGATAATGATGGAAATGAAGAAGAAATAGCCATTGAAGAAATCCAGATTGGAGATCGACTAAAAGTAAAGCCTGGAGAAAAAATACCTGTTGATGGCTCTGTTATAAGCGGTCAAAGTTCTGTAGACGAATCTATGATTTCAGGTGAACCTATTCCCGTATTGAAAACAGACGGTGAGAAAGTAGTTTCTGGTACCATAAATGGAACGGGTACATTTGTAATGGAAGCTCAAAAGATTGGCAAGGACACCCTTCTCTCTCAAATTATTGAGATGGTAAATAATGCGAGTCGAAGCCGAGCTCCAATTCAAAATCTTGCCGATAGAATTTCCAGCTGGTTTGTTCCTACGGTTCTCTTTATTGCTTTAACAACCTTTCTCATTTGGTTATTCTTTGGTCCGGAACCTGCTGAAGTTTATGCCCTGGTAAATGCTATTGCTGTACTCATTATCGCTTGTCCATGCGCATTGGGCCTCGCCACACCAATGTCGGTAATGGTAGGCGTTGGAAAAGGGGCTCAATCAGGCGTACTTATCAAAAATGCAGGCACATTTGAAGAGCTTAACGATGTTGATGTTATCCTTGTCGACAAAACAGGAACCATCACAGAAGGAAAACCGACTGTGGAACATATTGAAACTCTTAACGGATTTAATGAAGAGCAGGTCCTTAAGTATGCAGCCTCAATAAACAAAGAAAGTGAACACCCACTAGCAAAAGCGATTACTGATTATGGGAAAGAGAAAAATACAGATGTCCTACCAGTTTCCAACTTTGAATCCATTATTGGAAAGGGAGTTCAAGGCGCTTTTGGAGGAGTCAATATCCTGCTTGGCAATAAAAAGCTTATAAAAGAAACCGGAGCTGAAGCTGAGGCATTTTTAAAAGAAGGAAAAACAGTTTCATGGCTATCTATTGAGGATAAGCTTGCTGGCTTTATAGTTATCTCTGATCCAATCAAAGAAAGCAGTATAGAGGCTATAAAAGAGCTTCATGAATTAGGTAAGCAGGTAATCATGTTGACGGGAGATAATCCTCATACGGCAAAATATGTAGCAGATAAAGCTGGAATAGATGGATATAAAGCTGAATGCCTTCCCGAAGATAAATTTAATGAAGTACAACGGTTACAAAATGAAGGTCTAAAAGTGGTTATGGCTGGAGATGGTATTAATGACGCCCCAGCTCTTTCTCAAGCTGATGTAGGCATTGCTATGGGAACTGGTACTGATGTAGCGATAGAAAGTGCCTCTATTACTTTGGTAAAGGGTGATTTGCAGGGAATTGTTAAAGCGCTTAAGCTGAGTCATTCAGTATTGACGAACATCAAACAAAACCTCTTCTTTGCTCTTATCTACAATACTCTTGGAATCCCGATCGCTGCGGGCTTACTCTTCCCTGTTTTTGGGATTTTACTTTCTCCGATGATAGCAGCACTAGCAATGAGTTTTAGTTCGGTAAGTGTAATAGGGAATTCTTTACGATTAAAACAGATCTCATTTACTTAG
- a CDS encoding class A beta-lactamase-related serine hydrolase, whose product MDTDPIEPLISDTLNSFLLDFERDFANGMQELRIPGGAVVLMKDGNIIYEKGFGVLESGVTGEVNEHTVFRLGSVSKGFASVLAGTLVEDSLIAWEDPVVEHFETFELHDAEQTKRVEIQHILSHTSGLPRHAYTNLVEDGLSLSRIISRLDQVPLISQEGEQIAYQNAGYAVIEKVLEEKTNTDFNTLLQERLFEPLGMEHTSSTHDVLRITENKAEPHLYNSRMGKRVSVPITKKYYNAVSAGGINASISDMGKWLQLLVGKHPNIIHPNVLDEIYTPIATINNKRFSRYWDGVNESHYGMGWRVLYNGSQKIVYHGGYVNGYRSEIAFDKETQTGICILINAPSRFPLEIIPAYFEEIALIN is encoded by the coding sequence TTGGATACTGATCCTATTGAACCCCTTATAAGTGATACTCTTAATAGTTTTCTACTCGATTTCGAAAGAGATTTTGCTAATGGAATGCAAGAACTTCGTATCCCAGGAGGTGCAGTTGTTCTCATGAAAGATGGAAACATCATTTATGAGAAAGGATTTGGTGTACTAGAAAGTGGAGTAACAGGTGAGGTAAATGAGCATACTGTTTTTCGGCTTGGTAGTGTATCAAAAGGTTTTGCATCAGTATTAGCTGGTACTTTGGTTGAAGACAGTTTAATTGCATGGGAAGATCCAGTAGTAGAACATTTTGAAACTTTTGAATTGCATGATGCCGAACAAACGAAGCGTGTGGAAATACAACATATTTTATCCCACACCTCCGGTTTACCTCGTCATGCATATACCAATCTGGTTGAAGACGGTCTCTCATTATCTCGCATTATTTCCCGCCTTGATCAGGTTCCTCTGATTAGCCAGGAAGGAGAACAGATTGCTTATCAAAATGCCGGATATGCAGTAATAGAAAAAGTATTAGAAGAGAAAACGAATACCGACTTTAATACCCTACTACAGGAAAGGCTTTTTGAACCCCTAGGCATGGAACATACATCTAGTACACATGACGTACTTAGGATCACTGAGAATAAAGCAGAACCACACCTATATAATTCTCGCATGGGTAAGAGAGTTTCTGTTCCTATTACAAAAAAGTATTATAACGCCGTTTCTGCTGGTGGAATAAATGCTTCGATTTCTGACATGGGTAAATGGCTGCAACTTTTAGTAGGAAAACATCCCAATATCATTCACCCAAACGTGCTTGATGAAATATATACCCCTATCGCTACCATTAATAACAAAAGGTTCAGCAGGTATTGGGATGGAGTAAATGAATCGCATTACGGTATGGGTTGGAGAGTACTATATAATGGCTCACAAAAAATTGTTTACCATGGTGGTTATGTTAATGGATACAGAAGCGAAATTGCCTTCGATAAAGAGACTCAAACAGGTATCTGTATTCTAATTAATGCTCCGTCCCGGTTTCCCCTTGAGATAATCCCGGCTTATTTTGAGGAAATAGCACTAATCAATTAG
- a CDS encoding DUF1801 domain-containing protein, with protein MNKFQNLNFSSLGDFLDYLPDNELEIVEELRALVYECIPDCKEKLSYNVPFFSRNRTICFIWPGSVPWGTIKEGVILGFSRGNLLSDYAGYLEKGTRKSVYTKTFLHVDEIDPQLIRDYLFEALEIDSHSNKKS; from the coding sequence GTGAATAAATTCCAAAATTTAAATTTCTCTTCTTTAGGTGATTTCCTGGACTATTTGCCAGATAATGAATTAGAAATTGTAGAAGAGCTAAGAGCTTTGGTTTATGAGTGCATCCCTGATTGCAAAGAAAAATTAAGTTATAACGTCCCATTCTTCTCTCGAAACAGAACGATCTGTTTCATTTGGCCGGGATCAGTTCCCTGGGGAACTATTAAAGAGGGAGTAATTCTTGGATTTAGCCGCGGAAATCTATTATCCGATTATGCTGGGTACCTTGAAAAAGGAACACGAAAAAGTGTGTATACCAAAACCTTTCTCCATGTTGATGAGATTGATCCCCAATTGATAAGAGACTATCTATTTGAAGCATTAGAAATCGATTCTCATTCAAATAAAAAATCATGA
- a CDS encoding alpha/beta hydrolase — translation MKITYTLGIIVVYAFVVSCSSMKTLEVNTQTLSDEQLLRVSYNSEIAGEERDYFLYLPKGYEEDSEKEWPVLMFLHGNGERGNGKDELDFSMVHGPLMEAWVQKRDLPFIIINPQLHMFGLDTMGIDYLTYRDPNNIPRRLDVGVPDRDTDFPTDGGMNAEVPVSEFSEELPLSEFGWDRVQNDLIGMIDYVTENYQVDSKRIYLSGLSYGGFGTWYMASHYANRFAAVIPVVGWGHPSLMPSIADAQLPVWAFAGGRDYVIEKKYFYKGLNQLEELGHTNVIFTVHEDMGHDAWKRVYAGEDVYNWLLGHSID, via the coding sequence ATGAAAATAACATACACTTTAGGGATAATCGTAGTCTATGCATTTGTAGTATCATGTAGCTCTATGAAAACTTTAGAAGTAAATACTCAGACTTTAAGCGATGAACAATTGTTAAGGGTTTCCTACAACAGTGAAATTGCGGGGGAAGAACGCGACTATTTCTTGTATCTACCAAAAGGCTATGAAGAAGATTCTGAGAAAGAATGGCCTGTGCTAATGTTTTTACATGGTAACGGAGAACGTGGAAATGGAAAAGATGAACTCGATTTTTCAATGGTACATGGTCCGTTAATGGAGGCTTGGGTTCAAAAAAGAGATCTCCCCTTCATTATCATCAACCCTCAGCTACATATGTTTGGTTTGGATACTATGGGTATTGATTATTTAACCTATCGCGATCCAAATAATATACCCAGGCGACTTGATGTTGGAGTTCCAGATAGAGACACCGATTTCCCTACGGATGGAGGAATGAATGCGGAAGTTCCCGTCTCAGAGTTTAGTGAAGAACTTCCATTAAGCGAATTTGGCTGGGACCGTGTTCAAAACGATTTGATAGGTATGATAGATTATGTTACCGAAAATTATCAGGTGGATTCAAAAAGGATATACTTGTCTGGCTTGAGTTATGGAGGATTTGGAACCTGGTATATGGCCAGCCATTATGCGAACCGTTTTGCTGCGGTAATTCCGGTTGTAGGTTGGGGGCATCCTTCCTTAATGCCTTCCATAGCTGATGCACAGCTTCCTGTCTGGGCTTTTGCGGGAGGAAGGGATTATGTAATCGAAAAAAAGTACTTCTATAAAGGGCTTAATCAGTTAGAAGAACTTGGGCATACTAATGTGATATTTACAGTCCACGAAGATATGGGGCATGATGCCTGGAAACGTGTCTATGCAGGTGAAGATGTGTATAACTGGCTTCTAGGTCACAGTATTGACTAA
- a CDS encoding sensor histidine kinase: MINKWLQGIKSPWSIMLVSIAVSEILYIGISFLVVGVVYPIGIIFSFIIPAVISYPISYAKQRLIDEIEAQRIELDQVNTLNQRLILTVSHDIKAPISSISMMSDSIASGDLTLEEVTLHMKEISSNIKVFLSFLDDLLWWSKYQMDKKPLKPESFCTEELLKQNLELYEPILKEKRIQLTADNLASEVFIDKGSYSFAVRNVLHNAIKYSAGSSEIKISVNKNGKFVTTKIEDSGQGIPKEKLNKILSRGLYISEKGTNGESGIGFGLRATIDYIENQGGKLIIDSVENKGTSVSIMTPYP, encoded by the coding sequence ATGATTAATAAGTGGCTACAAGGTATTAAGTCACCTTGGTCGATTATGCTGGTTTCAATTGCAGTATCTGAAATACTGTATATTGGTATCTCCTTCTTAGTTGTTGGAGTAGTCTATCCTATTGGTATTATCTTCTCCTTCATCATTCCAGCAGTTATATCCTACCCTATCTCCTATGCTAAACAACGACTAATTGATGAAATAGAAGCTCAAAGGATTGAACTGGATCAGGTAAATACTCTTAACCAACGCCTTATCCTTACGGTTTCACATGATATAAAAGCACCAATATCCAGTATTTCGATGATGTCAGATTCAATTGCTTCAGGTGATTTGACATTAGAGGAAGTAACCCTCCATATGAAAGAGATTTCTTCAAACATTAAAGTGTTTCTCAGTTTTTTGGACGATTTACTTTGGTGGAGTAAATATCAAATGGACAAGAAGCCACTTAAGCCTGAGAGTTTTTGTACTGAGGAACTACTAAAGCAGAATCTTGAGCTCTATGAACCTATTTTGAAGGAAAAAAGAATTCAGTTAACCGCAGATAACCTTGCTTCGGAAGTATTTATAGATAAAGGTAGTTACTCGTTCGCTGTGAGAAATGTTCTTCATAATGCCATAAAGTATTCCGCTGGTTCTTCTGAAATAAAGATTTCCGTAAATAAAAATGGGAAATTCGTTACTACTAAAATTGAAGATAGTGGGCAAGGAATTCCAAAAGAAAAGCTCAATAAAATACTCTCAAGAGGTTTATATATTTCCGAAAAAGGAACTAATGGAGAGTCTGGGATAGGTTTCGGGCTACGGGCAACAATCGACTATATTGAAAATCAAGGCGGAAAACTTATTATTGATTCAGTTGAGAATAAAGGAACATCTGTTTCAATAATGACCCCTTACCCCTAA
- a CDS encoding homoserine kinase has protein sequence MDQIKVFAPATVANVACGFDVMGFALEHIGDELTINRTDTPGFTITEITGCDGLPFQPDKNVATVAAQALLNATDHNQETGFSFKICKKVMGGSGLGSSASSSSAAVYAMNELLGKPFTKQQLVAFAMEGERAASGLPHADNVAPSILGGFALVRSYDPLDVIELDYPSELKVAVVHPLIEVKTSDSKKILRREVSLKDAIIQWGNVGGLVAGLAKPDFDLIGRSLQDVIAEPIRSMLIPLFNDAKSMALESGALGCSISGSGPSIFALCNDEETAQNIGTQFKDLYTSHDIKANVYLSGINPRGTEIIE, from the coding sequence ATGGATCAAATAAAAGTATTTGCACCAGCAACAGTAGCAAATGTGGCATGCGGCTTTGATGTAATGGGCTTTGCATTAGAACATATTGGAGATGAGCTCACTATCAATCGTACTGACACTCCGGGCTTTACTATCACTGAAATTACTGGGTGTGATGGCTTACCCTTTCAGCCTGATAAGAATGTAGCTACTGTAGCTGCGCAAGCTCTTCTCAATGCAACTGACCATAATCAAGAAACAGGATTTAGCTTTAAGATCTGTAAGAAGGTAATGGGTGGAAGTGGCTTAGGTTCAAGTGCTTCTAGTTCTTCAGCAGCTGTATATGCTATGAATGAATTACTTGGAAAACCTTTCACTAAACAACAACTAGTTGCTTTTGCTATGGAAGGTGAACGTGCAGCATCTGGTCTCCCTCATGCAGATAATGTTGCTCCTTCCATTTTGGGAGGTTTTGCATTGGTTCGTAGTTACGATCCCCTGGATGTTATAGAATTAGATTATCCTTCTGAGCTAAAAGTAGCGGTTGTTCATCCTCTTATTGAAGTAAAAACTTCCGACTCAAAGAAGATTTTAAGACGCGAAGTGTCTTTGAAAGACGCCATTATTCAATGGGGAAATGTGGGAGGACTCGTTGCCGGATTAGCTAAACCTGATTTTGACCTTATTGGTCGATCGTTACAAGATGTTATCGCAGAACCTATTAGATCCATGCTTATCCCTCTTTTCAATGACGCAAAATCTATGGCTTTAGAGTCAGGAGCCTTGGGATGTAGTATTTCTGGTTCTGGGCCTTCTATTTTTGCTTTGTGCAACGATGAAGAAACTGCACAAAATATAGGAACTCAATTCAAAGACCTATATACCTCACATGACATCAAGGCTAACGTATATTTATCGGGTATTAATCCCAGGGGTACAGAGATAATAGAATGA
- a CDS encoding alpha/beta hydrolase: protein MNKLLLPSILVTLLLGLSINAIAQPLIIPLWEEGAPGFEQLKDEPELSGDWWVRNVHNPTANVFLAPDSIANGTAMVIFPGGGHQNLVYNSEGVNPAKFLNSLGIHAIVVKYRLARQEGSPYSLETHNAQDAHRGVRVARYYADEWGIDPDRIGVFGFSAGGETSALVAYGKGNEHQASGDDIDTISSKPNFQILVYPGPLFIPEAVSKDAPPTFAIVSNNDECCSDPVLKLLSAYRKAGVHFEAHIYGFGDHAFNMGYRSDLESISGWPNRLKDWLKDSELID, encoded by the coding sequence ATGAATAAACTCTTACTACCATCAATTCTAGTAACACTGTTATTAGGCCTTTCAATAAATGCCATTGCACAACCTCTCATTATCCCGCTCTGGGAAGAAGGAGCCCCTGGCTTCGAACAGTTAAAAGACGAACCGGAACTTTCCGGAGACTGGTGGGTCCGAAATGTCCATAACCCTACGGCGAATGTATTTCTTGCCCCAGACAGTATAGCTAACGGTACAGCTATGGTAATTTTTCCTGGAGGTGGGCATCAAAACTTGGTATATAATTCAGAAGGTGTTAATCCCGCTAAGTTTTTAAACAGCTTGGGTATTCATGCCATAGTTGTCAAATACCGATTGGCTAGGCAGGAGGGATCTCCTTACAGCTTGGAAACTCATAATGCACAGGATGCACATAGGGGTGTGAGAGTAGCAAGATATTATGCTGATGAATGGGGCATTGATCCTGATAGAATTGGTGTCTTTGGGTTTTCAGCTGGAGGAGAAACTTCAGCCTTGGTAGCTTATGGAAAGGGGAATGAACATCAAGCAAGTGGAGATGATATTGACACTATAAGCTCAAAACCTAATTTTCAGATACTTGTTTATCCCGGACCATTGTTTATTCCCGAAGCTGTATCAAAAGATGCTCCACCTACTTTTGCAATAGTTTCTAATAATGATGAGTGCTGTTCTGATCCTGTGTTAAAACTCTTAAGTGCTTATAGAAAGGCGGGAGTACATTTTGAAGCTCATATCTATGGTTTTGGCGATCATGCCTTTAATATGGGATATCGATCTGATCTTGAATCCATTTCCGGGTGGCCTAATCGCCTAAAAGACTGGCTTAAGGACAGTGAACTAATTGATTAG
- a CDS encoding threonine synthase: MRYYSTNNKTDFVSFEEAIFKGLPEDNGLYMPEVIPELPTSFFDGIDQLSLSEIGYEVISRFMGNEIADNELKILVEETLNFEIPLVAIKDNIYSLELFHGPTLAFKDVGARFLARCLSHFTKKKEKKLTVLVATSGDTGSAVANGFFGVPNIKVIILYPSGKVSHFQEQQMTTLGENITALEVDGTFDDCQDLVKQAFLDKELRSTLNLTSANSINIARLLPQSIYYFYAWSQLPSEKRNKAIFSVPSGNFGNLSAGLLAQQMGLPIKKFIASTNINDSVPNYLWKGDFEPKASQATISNAMDVGNPSNFVRMLDLFDHSHSKMSERVSGFAYTDESTRIAIKQVYALTGYILDPHGAVGYLGLSDYLTQHDGAGVVLETAHPVKFKETVSEEIGGVIKLPSHINNTTASKKSIPFDVNFADFKVFLGQA, from the coding sequence ATGAGATACTACAGCACGAATAATAAAACGGATTTTGTATCCTTCGAAGAAGCAATATTTAAAGGATTGCCAGAGGATAACGGCTTGTATATGCCTGAGGTAATACCAGAGCTTCCTACCTCTTTTTTTGACGGTATAGATCAGCTTTCATTATCCGAAATAGGCTACGAAGTTATTTCCAGATTTATGGGAAATGAAATTGCCGATAATGAATTAAAAATTCTTGTTGAGGAAACGTTAAACTTCGAAATCCCACTTGTAGCAATAAAAGACAATATTTACTCTCTCGAGCTATTCCATGGGCCAACACTAGCTTTTAAAGATGTGGGCGCAAGATTTCTTGCGAGATGTTTAAGTCATTTCACTAAGAAAAAAGAGAAAAAACTCACAGTGTTGGTAGCTACTTCAGGAGATACAGGTAGTGCGGTAGCAAATGGCTTTTTTGGAGTACCAAATATTAAAGTGATTATTCTATACCCGTCCGGGAAAGTGAGTCATTTTCAAGAACAGCAAATGACTACCCTTGGAGAAAATATTACGGCTTTAGAAGTCGATGGTACCTTTGATGATTGCCAGGATCTTGTTAAACAAGCTTTTTTAGATAAAGAATTAAGAAGTACGCTAAATCTTACCTCCGCAAATTCAATCAATATTGCGCGTTTACTTCCGCAAAGTATTTATTACTTCTACGCCTGGTCTCAACTCCCATCTGAAAAACGTAATAAAGCTATTTTTTCTGTCCCCAGCGGTAACTTTGGAAACTTATCGGCTGGATTACTTGCACAACAAATGGGACTGCCAATTAAGAAATTTATAGCAAGTACAAATATCAACGATTCAGTACCTAACTATTTGTGGAAGGGAGATTTTGAGCCTAAAGCAAGCCAGGCCACTATCTCTAACGCTATGGATGTAGGAAATCCAAGTAATTTCGTTCGCATGCTTGACCTATTCGATCACTCTCATTCGAAAATGTCTGAGAGGGTTAGTGGTTTCGCCTATACTGACGAGTCAACTCGGATAGCTATAAAGCAAGTATACGCCTTAACCGGATATATACTTGACCCTCATGGCGCGGTAGGATATTTAGGTCTGTCAGACTATCTCACTCAACATGATGGAGCTGGAGTTGTATTGGAAACAGCCCATCCAGTAAAGTTCAAAGAAACCGTTTCTGAAGAAATTGGAGGAGTAATTAAACTCCCATCACATATAAATAATACTACTGCTTCTAAAAAGAGTATTCCATTTGATGTAAATTTTGCTGACTTTAAGGTGTTTTTAGGACAAGCTTAA